A single region of the Alosa alosa isolate M-15738 ecotype Scorff River chromosome 6, AALO_Geno_1.1, whole genome shotgun sequence genome encodes:
- the cdc20 gene encoding cell division cycle protein 20 homolog has product MAQFGFENDIHNVLKLDMPIANAPMARWQRKASTSTSKPPGALSPGNRSVSTSKTPSKTPGKNGKTQSTPSKVGGDRYIPTRNNKQMDVASFLLSKENDSTEANSSMQNQKAWSMTLNGYDVEEAKILHLSGKPLNAPEGYQNNLKVLYSQVPTPASVKKSRYISTVPERILDAPDIRNDFYLHLMDWGSRNILAVALSNTVYLWDSATGQIVLLMRMEPDDYVSSVSWSKDGTFLAIGTSDCKVQLWDVEHQKRLRSMASHTARVGSLSWNDHILSSGARSGHIHHHDVRVAEHHICTLSGHSQEVCGLKWSPDGRFLASGGNDNMVFVWPGVQEGSVNMQNPVHSFSEHQGAVKALAWCPWQTNILASGGGTSDRHIRIWNVSSGVCMSSLDTRSQISSLLFVPNYKELVSSHGFAHENISIWKYPSLTKVAELEGHDGRVLNMALSPDGSTVASVAADETVRMWNCFEKDPVKKTTKPTSSIVHQPIR; this is encoded by the exons ATGGCCCAGTTTGGTTTCGAGAACGACATTCACAACGTTCTGAAGCTCGATATGCCTATTGCAAATGCCCCAATGGCCAGGTGGCAAAGGAAGGCATCTACGTCGACATCCAAACCTCCAGGTGCTCTTTCACCCGGAAATCGGTCAGTCAGCACATCCAAAACTCCCAGCAAAACGCCAG GTAAAAATGGGAAAACTCAGTCTACACCTTCAAAAGTAGGCGGTGACCGCTACATTCCCACTAGAAACAACAAACAGATGGATGTGGCCAGCTTTTTGCTGTCAAAGGAGAATGATTCAACTGAAGCAAACTCGTCAATG CAAAACCAAAAGGCCTGGTCGATGACGCTTAATGGATATGACGTTGAGGAGGCAAAGATCTTGCACTTAAGTGGAAAACCACTCAATGCACCTGAAG GTTATCAGAATAATCTGAAAGTCCTCTACAGTCAAGTGCCAACACCCGCCTCGGTCAAGAAATCCAGATACATCTCGACTGTGCCAGAGCGTATTCTTGATGCCCCGGATATCAGAAATGATTTCT ATCTACATCTGATGGACTGGGGTTCCCGGAACATATTGGCTGTGGCCCTGAGTAATACAGTGTATTTATGGGACTCTGCCACTGGTCAAATCGTTCTTTTGATGAGAATGGAGCCAGATGACTACGTCAGTTCAGTATCATGGAGCAAAGATGGGACTTTTCTGGCCATAGGCACCAGTGATTGTAAAGTGcag TTGTGGGATGTGGAACACCAGAAACGACTACGCAGCATGGCCAGTCACACGGCCAGAGTCGGCAGTCTCTCATGGAATGACCACATCCTTTCAAG TGGAGCCAGGTCTGGTCACATTCATCATCATGATGTCCGTGTAGCAGAACATCATATCTGTACCTTAAGTGGCCACAGCCAGGAGGTTTGTGGGCTGAAGTGGTCCCCAGACGGAAGGTTTCTAGCCAGTGGAGGCAATGACAACATGGTGTTTGTCTGGCCAGGTGTACAGGAGGGTAGTGTCAATATGCAAAATCCTGTCCATAGCTTCAGTGAACACCAAGGAGCTGTTAAG GCATTGGCATGGTGTCCATGGCAAACGAATATCCTTGCATCCGGTGGGGGTACCAGTGACCGACACATACGCATTTGGAATGTCAGCAGTGGAGTTTGCATGAGTTCACTGGACACACGCTCTCAG ATATCATCATTGCTGTTTGTACCAAACTACAAGGAGCTGGTATCTTCACATGGCTTTGCTCATGAAAACATCAGTATATGGAAGTATCCCTCTCTTACCAAGGTGGCAGAGCTTGAAG GCCATGACGGCAGAGTTTTGAACATGGCCCTCAGTCCTGATGGCTCCACAGTTGCAAGTGTGGCTGCTGATGAAACAGTCAGAATGTGGAACTGCTTTGAAAAAGATCCAGTCAAAAAGACTACAAAACCCACTAGCAGCATTGTCCATCAACCTATCCGTTAA